Proteins from a genomic interval of Centroberyx gerrardi isolate f3 chromosome 23, fCenGer3.hap1.cur.20231027, whole genome shotgun sequence:
- the LOC144537899 gene encoding LOW QUALITY PROTEIN: butyrophilin subfamily 1 member A1-like (The sequence of the model RefSeq protein was modified relative to this genomic sequence to represent the inferred CDS: inserted 1 base in 1 codon; deleted 2 bases in 1 codon) produces the protein MVDVDAEGQPQVIGPSQPIVAIVGDDIILPCHLEPAMDAVAMTLMRARPDLDSGFVHVWHYGQELELSKHPSYEGRTSLXIDKLKHGDISLKLSKVKLSDEGRYRCFLPSLDRDSIVQLVVGAVSSPVIEITKDSSGVVLGCESKGWYPEPEVFWLDGEGNILSAGPTETVRGPDGLYTVSSRVTVEKTNTNRFTCRVQQQNINQTRETQIHVPALSLIVISVSNG, from the exons ATGGTGGATGTAGATGCTGAAG GTCAGCCTCAGGTGATTGGTCCATCTCAGCCAATAGTGGCAATTGTtggtgatgacatcattttgCCATGCCACCTGGAACCTGCCATGGATGCTGTTGCCATGACACTG ATGAGAGCGAGACCTGACCTGGACTCCGGATTTGTACATGTGTGGCATTATGGTCAGGAACTTGAGCTCAGTAAACACCCGTCCTACGAGGGAAGAACGTCAC TCATCGACAAACTGAAGCACGGAGACATTTCACTGAAACTCTCTAAAGTGAAACTCTCTGATGAGGGAAGATATAGATGCTTCCTTCCCTCATTGGATAGAGACTCCATTGTTCAGCTTGTTGTTG GTGCTGTCTCCTCTCCCGTCATTGAGATTACCAAAGACAGCAGTGGAGTGGTTTTAGGGTGTGAATCTAAAGGCTGGTACCCAGAGCCTGAGGTGTTTTGGCTGGACGGTGAGGGAaacatcctctctgctggacctacagagacagtcagaggtCCTGATGGCCTCTATactgtcagcagcagagtgacTGTGGAGAAGACCAACACCAACAGGTTCACCTGTAGAGttcaacagcagaacatcaaccAGACCAGGGAGACACAGATTCATGTTCCAg